Proteins encoded by one window of Ulvibacter sp. MAR_2010_11:
- a CDS encoding MBL fold metallo-hydrolase RNA specificity domain-containing protein, with protein MNQVKIHFLGASGTVTGSKFLLETPGQNLLIDCGMFQGLKELREQNWKDFPFDESRIDTVLLTHGHLDHTGYLPRLVKHGFRGKVIGTAPTLEVTKIILLDSAKINEEEAERANEDKYSKHNPALPFYTVEDAERTLKLFVPVEKDTWYSISEDIKYRFKYNGHIIGATFIEIELFGKKFVFSGDIGRQEDLLLFPPEKPEWADYLFLESTYGNKLHPQESVSEKLIELINTTIHIRGTLIIPSFAVERLQTLMFLLWKLYDDRRIPNLPIFIDSPMGNNVLNVFDRFAEWHKIPPAEFNAMQNRMNIITSYKETWETIDDPRPKIVIAGSGMITGGRVLTYLKQLIDEPTTTVLLVGYQAEGTRGRQLLEGAHELKFFGKYYPVKAGVRHIESLSAHADQAGIIDWLDKIKNTPENTFLIHGEPTASDALRVKIQDIYGWKVTLPKLFSTVEILV; from the coding sequence ATGAACCAAGTAAAAATCCATTTTTTAGGAGCATCGGGAACAGTAACAGGGAGTAAATTTTTACTGGAAACACCCGGTCAAAATTTGCTTATCGACTGCGGAATGTTTCAGGGATTAAAAGAGCTCCGTGAACAAAATTGGAAGGACTTTCCATTCGATGAGTCAAGGATCGATACCGTTTTATTAACTCACGGTCACTTAGACCACACGGGCTATTTACCAAGGCTGGTTAAACATGGATTCCGGGGTAAGGTAATAGGCACAGCCCCTACCTTAGAAGTTACTAAAATAATTCTTTTAGACAGTGCTAAAATAAATGAAGAGGAGGCAGAACGAGCCAATGAGGATAAATACAGTAAACACAATCCGGCGCTTCCATTTTATACAGTAGAAGATGCAGAACGAACTTTAAAATTGTTTGTTCCAGTAGAAAAGGACACTTGGTATTCCATTTCGGAAGACATAAAATACCGATTCAAATACAATGGTCACATTATAGGTGCCACCTTCATCGAGATAGAGTTGTTTGGAAAGAAATTTGTTTTTTCGGGTGATATCGGCCGACAAGAGGACCTATTATTGTTTCCGCCGGAGAAGCCTGAGTGGGCAGACTATCTCTTTCTCGAAAGCACGTATGGCAACAAATTACATCCACAGGAAAGTGTTTCCGAAAAATTAATTGAACTAATTAACACCACTATACATATTCGCGGCACGCTGATTATTCCGTCTTTCGCGGTTGAACGCTTACAAACCTTAATGTTCTTACTGTGGAAATTATATGATGATAGGAGGATCCCTAATCTACCAATTTTTATAGATAGTCCAATGGGGAATAATGTTTTGAATGTTTTTGATCGTTTTGCGGAATGGCATAAAATCCCTCCGGCAGAATTCAATGCGATGCAAAACAGGATGAATATCATCACTTCCTATAAAGAAACCTGGGAAACAATTGATGATCCTCGACCAAAAATCGTGATTGCCGGAAGCGGAATGATAACCGGCGGCCGGGTTCTAACATATCTTAAACAGTTAATCGATGAACCAACTACTACGGTATTATTAGTAGGTTATCAAGCCGAAGGCACGCGTGGGAGACAATTATTGGAAGGTGCCCACGAATTGAAGTTTTTTGGAAAGTATTATCCCGTAAAGGCCGGCGTGCGACATATTGAAAGCCTTTCGGCGCACGCAGATCAGGCTGGAATAATAGACTGGTTAGACAAAATTAAAAACACACCTGAAAACACCTTTTTAATTCACGGTGAACCTACAGCATCAGATGCACTTCGGGTAAAGATTCAGGATATTTATGGTTGGAAAGTTACCCTACCCAAATTATTTAGCACAGTAGAAATTTTGGTTTAG
- a CDS encoding response regulator yields the protein MKTILLIEDDTALRENTAELLELENYTVFTAPNGRVGIEIAKKQLPDIIVCDIMMPEVDGYGVLEAVSLEPSTTQIPFIFLSAKTEHKEIRKGMDLGADDYLTKPFEEFELLSAIESRLAKAEILSKMSDSASKKKENEGDVHNLNELKNLFDDTGIIKSFKKGETIYREGAHSNNIYLILDGIVKSHKMEESGKELITALHKPDDFLGFTSFADNFPYQETATAVEEVQLAGISKLVLKNILGRNQNVSLELMNVLTENISEIKEQLLQMAYSSVRKKTAQTILQFTRIMNTKPNEAIRISRSDLASVAGIATESLIRTLSEFKKNGLIEIEGRNIKILQLKALEDME from the coding sequence ATGAAGACAATTCTGTTAATAGAAGATGATACCGCCCTACGTGAAAATACGGCAGAACTTTTGGAACTTGAAAATTATACCGTATTTACTGCACCTAACGGTCGTGTTGGTATTGAGATTGCCAAAAAGCAACTCCCCGATATTATTGTTTGTGACATCATGATGCCCGAAGTAGATGGTTACGGTGTTTTGGAAGCAGTGTCTTTAGAGCCAAGTACAACCCAAATTCCGTTTATCTTTCTATCGGCAAAAACGGAGCATAAAGAAATTAGAAAAGGCATGGATCTTGGCGCCGATGACTACCTCACAAAACCCTTTGAAGAATTTGAATTATTGAGTGCCATAGAAAGTCGTCTGGCCAAGGCTGAGATTCTATCCAAAATGAGCGACAGTGCTTCAAAAAAAAAAGAAAATGAAGGAGACGTTCACAATCTAAATGAATTAAAGAATCTGTTTGACGATACCGGAATAATTAAAAGCTTCAAGAAAGGCGAAACTATTTACAGGGAAGGAGCGCATTCTAACAACATATATCTTATACTTGATGGCATTGTAAAAAGTCATAAGATGGAGGAAAGTGGAAAGGAATTAATTACTGCACTTCACAAGCCCGATGATTTTTTGGGCTTTACATCCTTTGCAGACAATTTTCCATATCAGGAAACTGCCACAGCTGTTGAAGAAGTGCAACTTGCCGGAATTTCCAAATTAGTATTGAAAAACATTCTAGGGAGAAATCAGAATGTTTCTTTAGAATTGATGAATGTTCTCACCGAGAATATTTCAGAAATAAAAGAGCAACTTTTGCAAATGGCCTATAGTTCTGTTCGAAAAAAAACGGCACAAACCATTCTTCAATTCACTCGCATTATGAATACCAAGCCCAATGAAGCCATTAGAATTTCACGTAGTGATTTGGCAAGTGTGGCAGGCATCGCAACAGAAAGTTTAATACGCACACTTTCAGAATTTAAGAAAAACGGATTGATCGAGATTGAGGGGCGAAATATAAAAATTCTTCAACTAAAGGCCTTGGAAGACATGGAATAA
- a CDS encoding ATP cone domain-containing protein, whose product MIKQNFQIVKSSGDKVDFSVSKLRKSLYRSGADELTVDTIINVVRDELYQGISTKEIYNRAFALLKKSKSIYASKYKLKKAIYELGPTGFPFENFIGALLEYSGYQVIVGKIMQGKCVSHEVDVVASKNGNHIVAECKFHGEKTTTCNVKIPLYIHSRYRDIVEQYKDSPNCPNEGWVVTNTRFTSDALTYGKCAGLYLLSWDYPLENGLKDRIDTLGLYPITVSTLLTNREKQFLLSREIVLCRQLLNDVFYLDHLGVSEARKTKILSEISMLCKSN is encoded by the coding sequence ATGATAAAACAAAACTTTCAAATTGTAAAATCATCCGGCGACAAAGTAGATTTCTCGGTGTCCAAATTGCGAAAAAGTTTGTATCGAAGTGGTGCAGATGAACTGACAGTGGATACTATTATTAACGTTGTACGTGATGAATTGTATCAAGGGATTTCTACTAAAGAAATTTACAACCGGGCATTTGCGCTATTGAAAAAGAGCAAATCAATCTACGCCTCCAAATACAAGCTTAAAAAGGCCATATATGAACTCGGACCTACCGGTTTTCCTTTTGAAAATTTTATAGGGGCCTTACTGGAATATTCCGGGTATCAGGTCATTGTTGGCAAAATTATGCAAGGAAAATGTGTTTCTCACGAAGTAGATGTAGTCGCATCAAAAAATGGCAACCACATAGTAGCCGAATGTAAATTTCACGGTGAAAAAACCACGACGTGTAATGTGAAAATTCCACTTTATATTCACTCTCGCTACCGTGATATTGTCGAACAATACAAGGATAGTCCCAATTGCCCTAATGAGGGTTGGGTAGTAACCAATACGCGTTTCACATCAGATGCACTCACCTATGGAAAGTGTGCAGGACTTTATTTGTTGAGTTGGGATTACCCTCTTGAGAATGGTTTAAAAGATCGTATAGACACACTGGGATTGTACCCTATAACCGTTTCAACATTACTTACCAATAGAGAAAAGCAATTTCTGTTGAGTAGAGAAATTGTTTTATGTCGCCAATTATTGAATGATGTCTTTTATTTAGACCATTTAGGGGTTTCAGAAGCCAGAAAAACTAAAATACTATCTGAAATTTCGATGCTATGTAAATCCAATTAA
- a CDS encoding PAS domain-containing sensor histidine kinase, which translates to MEVFKKGSNVFKILSEAISEGIVIVNKSQTIVATNMAANALFGYSEEELKGQHLDILIPKKYHNNHHKHVSGFLKKSDKRQMGHGRDLYGRRKDGSQFPVEAGLNPFTVYDQDYVMALVIDISVRKKAEQELKHWASIFNESLNEIFIFDARTLLFLDVNKGAKKNIGYTIEELHKMTPVDIKPEFNKEQFLKKISPLLEGREEKLKFNSIHQRKDGSTYPVEIHLQKSVHENSETLVAIILDITEQEEYTQKLENTVAKRTRQLEEALTKEKELGELKTKFLSLVSHEFKTPLSGILTSATLAGKYEKEEQQDKREKHLKTIQGKVKYLNNIINDFLSIERLESGKVNYKYSNFPLSKVINEVIYDANMLLKEAQNIEYPENIDAVFLDFDEKILELVLTNLINNAIKYSSEDSTIYLTANEKNNRLTITVSDEGIGIPEAEQKYVFNRYFRAENALLNQGTGIGLNIVKTHLENLGGSITFTSVENKGTTFTVEIPMKTT; encoded by the coding sequence ATGGAAGTTTTTAAAAAAGGAAGCAATGTATTCAAGATTCTTTCTGAAGCAATTTCAGAAGGCATTGTTATCGTTAACAAGTCGCAGACTATAGTGGCTACTAATATGGCTGCTAATGCGTTGTTTGGCTATTCAGAAGAAGAACTTAAAGGGCAACATCTTGACATCCTTATTCCAAAGAAGTACCATAATAACCATCACAAACACGTGAGTGGTTTTTTGAAAAAGAGTGATAAAAGACAGATGGGTCACGGAAGGGATCTATACGGACGTCGCAAAGATGGTTCTCAATTTCCGGTAGAGGCGGGACTTAATCCATTTACAGTATACGACCAGGATTATGTTATGGCTTTGGTCATTGATATAAGTGTTAGAAAAAAAGCAGAACAGGAGTTGAAGCATTGGGCAAGTATATTTAATGAGTCGCTCAATGAGATTTTTATTTTTGATGCCAGAACCCTCCTTTTTTTGGACGTGAATAAAGGTGCCAAAAAGAATATTGGATATACCATCGAAGAGTTGCACAAGATGACTCCCGTAGATATTAAACCGGAATTTAACAAAGAGCAGTTCCTCAAAAAGATATCTCCATTGCTGGAAGGTAGGGAGGAAAAGTTAAAATTTAATAGCATACATCAACGCAAGGATGGTAGCACGTACCCGGTGGAAATACATCTTCAAAAATCGGTGCATGAGAATAGTGAAACACTGGTAGCAATAATTCTCGATATTACCGAACAAGAAGAATACACTCAGAAATTAGAAAATACTGTTGCCAAAAGAACGAGACAGTTGGAAGAAGCACTTACAAAAGAAAAGGAGCTAGGGGAGCTAAAAACGAAATTTTTGTCCTTGGTCTCACACGAATTTAAAACGCCTTTGAGCGGTATTCTCACTTCTGCAACCCTTGCGGGAAAATATGAAAAAGAAGAACAGCAAGACAAGCGAGAAAAGCATCTTAAGACAATTCAAGGCAAGGTAAAATATCTCAATAATATTATAAATGATTTTCTTTCCATTGAAAGATTGGAGAGTGGAAAAGTAAATTATAAGTACTCTAACTTTCCGTTAAGCAAGGTGATTAATGAAGTTATTTACGATGCTAACATGCTTTTGAAAGAAGCACAGAATATAGAATATCCCGAGAATATCGATGCTGTTTTTTTAGATTTTGATGAAAAAATTCTGGAGTTGGTTTTAACCAATCTTATCAATAATGCGATAAAATATTCTTCTGAAGACTCAACAATTTACTTAACTGCAAATGAGAAGAATAATCGTTTAACAATAACGGTGAGTGACGAAGGAATTGGTATTCCTGAAGCAGAACAAAAGTATGTTTTCAACAGGTATTTTCGGGCAGAGAATGCACTGCTTAATCAAGGCACCGGTATTGGGTTAAACATCGTAAAGACTCATTTGGAGAATTTAGGAGGGTCAATTACTTTTACAAGTGTTGAAAATAAAGGAACTACGTTTACGGTAGAAATCCCAATGAAAACGACTTAA
- a CDS encoding TIGR00730 family Rossman fold protein → MHFIGPCVTVFGSARFPRDSKHYQDAEKIGAALSQLGFTIMTGGGPGIMEAANKGAYEAGGYSVGVNIILPFEQVPNPYLHKWIDIPYFFVRKFLLIKYSYAFVVMPGGMGTLDELFEAITLIQTKMIQNFPIVIFDSEYHKELCQHIQLMAKNESISPEDLKLLFVTDSAVEVVEHIKLNAIQKFGLVKEQYKPKWWYGENRRKF, encoded by the coding sequence ATGCACTTTATTGGTCCCTGCGTAACTGTTTTTGGATCGGCACGATTCCCACGAGATTCTAAACATTACCAGGATGCTGAAAAAATTGGTGCAGCATTGTCACAATTAGGTTTTACCATTATGACCGGGGGTGGTCCGGGTATCATGGAAGCTGCCAATAAAGGCGCATATGAAGCAGGGGGCTACTCGGTGGGAGTAAATATTATTCTGCCTTTTGAACAAGTCCCTAACCCATACCTTCATAAATGGATTGATATTCCTTACTTTTTTGTGCGGAAATTTTTATTGATAAAATATTCGTATGCATTTGTAGTGATGCCGGGTGGAATGGGGACTTTGGATGAACTTTTTGAGGCTATAACTTTGATTCAAACAAAAATGATACAGAATTTTCCCATTGTAATATTCGATTCTGAATATCATAAGGAATTATGCCAACACATTCAATTAATGGCAAAAAATGAAAGTATTAGCCCTGAAGACTTGAAACTTCTATTTGTTACCGATTCTGCTGTAGAAGTTGTCGAGCATATAAAACTAAACGCTATCCAAAAATTTGGATTGGTAAAAGAACAGTATAAACCAAAATGGTGGTATGGAGAGAATAGAAGAAAATTCTAA
- a CDS encoding universal stress protein, translated as MKKKIVLPTDFSKNAWNALRYSSELYKNEDVDFYLLNAFSVNNFVLDNMMVPEPGEKWYEEAKLRSELGLKKILKQIEILDVPSNHTYFIKSVFSTPLEAVISFVEEKDIDMVISSSKGETDDLDTIMGSNSIDFMEKVRNCPVLMIPKDVSFQEPNEIVFPTSFKTHYKRKELNHLYEIAKITNAPIRILHISKKNTLTKEQEQRKVLLEECFDGLKYTFHFLHNTEVQTGLNIFTQSRNSGMIAFINKKHSFFGSIFSKPMVKDLGFSAKVPVLALHDLRN; from the coding sequence ATGAAAAAGAAAATTGTACTACCCACGGATTTTTCTAAAAATGCATGGAATGCGTTACGCTATTCCAGTGAATTATATAAAAATGAAGATGTCGACTTCTATTTACTCAACGCTTTTAGCGTCAATAATTTTGTGTTGGACAATATGATGGTTCCCGAACCCGGCGAAAAATGGTATGAGGAAGCAAAATTGCGATCAGAACTCGGACTGAAAAAAATATTGAAACAAATAGAAATTTTAGATGTTCCTTCCAATCATACTTATTTTATCAAATCTGTATTTAGCACACCGCTCGAGGCTGTTATATCTTTTGTCGAGGAGAAAGACATTGATATGGTAATATCCTCCAGCAAAGGAGAAACAGATGATTTAGATACAATTATGGGGAGCAACAGTATCGACTTTATGGAAAAAGTACGGAACTGTCCCGTGCTTATGATTCCAAAAGATGTATCTTTTCAAGAACCCAATGAGATAGTTTTTCCTACAAGTTTTAAGACACATTACAAACGTAAGGAACTGAATCATCTCTACGAAATTGCAAAAATTACCAATGCACCCATTCGAATTCTACATATATCCAAGAAAAATACGCTCACCAAGGAACAGGAACAACGCAAGGTATTACTTGAAGAGTGTTTTGATGGGTTAAAGTACACCTTTCATTTTCTTCACAACACCGAAGTTCAGACCGGTTTGAACATTTTTACTCAGAGCAGAAACAGTGGTATGATTGCTTTTATAAACAAAAAGCACTCTTTTTTTGGATCCATATTTTCAAAACCAATGGTCAAGGATTTAGGTTTCAGTGCAAAAGTACCAGTGTTGGCCTTACACGACCTTCGAAATTGA
- a CDS encoding universal stress protein: MKTILIPTDFSKNAYCALHYATQLFAAEKCKFIIVHSFENQVTHLTSRVDIGKTEAVVEELYNTYENKCDEVKHKIILDTNRDNHSFKAIATSLKLSRAINKLIEKEQVDFVVMGSKGSTGARDILMGSNTLAMIQKIKKAPLLVIPHGIDYTPIEKIAFASGLKRGFAENELNSLLYLSLLHNASIQVLHLHKKEKMTEIQTANLHHLSALLKKSKPENNWLQGGTDVYDAITTFITKEHIDLLSMIYYKHNAIVRLFREATVRDIAKYALVPFLIIPKQD; encoded by the coding sequence ATGAAAACGATTCTTATACCTACCGATTTTTCAAAAAATGCATATTGCGCCTTGCATTATGCCACCCAATTATTTGCTGCCGAAAAATGTAAATTTATTATCGTTCATTCTTTCGAAAATCAAGTTACCCACCTTACCAGCCGGGTTGATATCGGTAAAACCGAAGCGGTGGTAGAGGAATTGTATAATACTTATGAAAACAAATGTGATGAAGTTAAACACAAAATCATATTGGATACTAACCGAGACAATCACAGCTTTAAGGCTATTGCTACTTCTTTAAAATTGTCCAGGGCTATTAATAAATTAATCGAGAAAGAACAAGTGGATTTTGTCGTAATGGGTAGTAAAGGGAGTACAGGTGCAAGAGATATTTTAATGGGTAGCAATACATTGGCAATGATTCAAAAAATTAAAAAGGCACCTTTGCTTGTGATTCCCCACGGCATAGATTATACACCAATAGAAAAAATTGCATTCGCCTCCGGTTTAAAAAGGGGTTTTGCGGAAAATGAACTAAATTCTTTATTGTACCTATCATTGCTTCACAATGCATCGATACAGGTTTTACACCTTCACAAAAAGGAGAAAATGACCGAAATACAAACAGCGAATTTACATCATTTATCTGCACTTTTAAAAAAGAGTAAGCCTGAAAATAATTGGCTACAGGGAGGGACAGATGTGTACGATGCTATTACCACTTTTATCACCAAAGAACATATAGATTTGCTTTCGATGATATATTACAAGCACAATGCAATTGTGCGATTATTTAGAGAAGCTACCGTGAGAGACATAGCAAAATATGCACTTGTGCCATTTTTAATAATTCCTAAGCAGGACTGA
- a CDS encoding universal stress protein: MQQILIPTDFSKNAWNATTYALQFFKNQNVTFHFLHIDISMQAPGDKELHFAGLASKKEISKSSKTEMNVWLKQVYAYHPNTRHTFKEAIIQASFIDGIRDYNSKKNIEFMVMGTKGASGLKEMTIGSKTGAVITRVKCPILVVPEDARFKKPLTIGFPTDFNMLYKHRIIKTLLDVTKINQSFIKVLRVAQNQKPLDNFQNTNRDLLKLQLNETPHSFHVIENPNLENALQSFVNSMQIDIVAMIAKNLNFFQRILFKPQVARISYHMQIPFLVLHE, from the coding sequence ATGCAACAGATTTTAATACCCACCGATTTTTCAAAGAATGCTTGGAATGCGACGACGTATGCATTGCAGTTTTTCAAAAACCAAAATGTCACTTTTCACTTTCTACATATTGATATTTCAATGCAAGCGCCTGGCGATAAAGAACTTCACTTTGCAGGCCTAGCATCGAAGAAAGAAATCTCAAAGAGTTCTAAGACCGAAATGAACGTTTGGTTGAAACAGGTCTACGCTTACCATCCCAATACGCGACACACTTTTAAAGAAGCAATTATTCAGGCATCGTTTATTGATGGGATAAGGGATTACAACTCTAAAAAAAATATAGAATTTATGGTAATGGGTACCAAGGGGGCTTCCGGCCTGAAAGAAATGACAATTGGAAGTAAGACGGGTGCAGTAATTACACGGGTAAAATGCCCAATTTTGGTTGTTCCTGAAGACGCACGCTTTAAAAAACCCCTTACTATTGGTTTTCCAACAGATTTTAATATGCTATATAAACACAGAATTATTAAAACCTTATTGGACGTCACTAAAATTAATCAATCGTTCATAAAAGTACTTCGTGTAGCACAGAATCAAAAACCTTTGGATAACTTTCAAAACACGAACAGAGATTTGCTCAAACTGCAGTTAAACGAAACTCCACATAGTTTTCATGTAATTGAAAATCCAAATCTGGAAAATGCATTACAGTCGTTTGTGAATTCAATGCAAATAGATATAGTAGCAATGATTGCGAAAAACCTCAATTTCTTTCAACGAATCCTGTTCAAACCACAAGTGGCTCGAATTAGCTACCATATGCAAATTCCTTTTTTGGTTTTGCACGAATAA
- a CDS encoding universal stress protein, with translation MKRVLLPTDFSDNAYNAIKYAVQLLKEETCQFYLLHTYTPAMISAGSMMDSYSALTLQKVAQDRAKKQLDELAARIIKEFPNSNHSFTCNVSFNMLISEMTNSIEANAIDFVIMGTKGATGAKEVFLGTRTMYAIKNLECPVLAVPGHFDYEAPKEILFPTDFKLNKDNKFLPMLRELCDQHVARLHILNAYYGIPLTEIQIDNKSFLDAYFIDNAHLFHISEGTDVVEAVAQFQIKTKINLMVMIHNKHNFLENILFKPVINHLVYHTNVPFLVIPSVERQLK, from the coding sequence ATGAAACGCGTCCTTCTACCTACCGATTTTTCAGATAATGCCTATAACGCAATCAAGTATGCCGTGCAGTTATTAAAGGAAGAAACTTGCCAATTCTACTTACTTCATACTTATACACCAGCGATGATAAGTGCCGGAAGTATGATGGATAGTTATTCGGCTCTAACACTTCAAAAGGTTGCTCAAGACAGAGCTAAAAAGCAACTCGATGAACTAGCGGCGAGAATCATTAAAGAATTCCCCAATAGCAACCATAGCTTCACTTGCAATGTATCTTTTAATATGTTGATTTCTGAGATGACAAATAGTATTGAAGCCAACGCAATCGATTTTGTAATTATGGGTACGAAAGGTGCAACAGGCGCCAAAGAAGTTTTTTTAGGTACACGTACTATGTACGCCATCAAGAATTTAGAATGCCCTGTATTGGCAGTACCGGGGCATTTTGATTATGAAGCTCCCAAGGAAATATTATTTCCAACAGATTTTAAACTAAATAAAGACAATAAATTTTTGCCAATGCTCCGTGAACTGTGTGATCAACATGTGGCACGTTTGCATATTTTAAATGCATACTACGGAATTCCATTAACCGAAATTCAAATTGATAATAAATCATTTTTGGATGCCTATTTTATAGATAATGCACATTTGTTTCATATATCCGAAGGGACTGATGTAGTGGAAGCGGTGGCACAATTTCAGATTAAAACAAAGATTAATTTAATGGTAATGATTCATAATAAACACAATTTTTTGGAGAATATCTTATTTAAACCGGTCATCAATCACTTGGTCTACCATACTAATGTTCCTTTTTTGGTAATTCCTTCCGTAGAAAGACAATTAAAATAA
- a CDS encoding RsiV family protein: MKYHILSLIILLLFSCKKDKTQPNDDNNIKVTTKKNSEPFEETMPFDTVYSSNDNELRKTKSVVIKRQNLIDKKDDKEELQNLIIQKTFKKDEDLYLIDFTYPYLNEEFKASYRNFNEYLEKTYMNIAGVEASILEDKELICDTLRINRFKEKRFVDYKVYNLNKRLISVLFYKENYYSGTLHPSYSFDCLNFDLRRSVFMNYEDFFNVGTEEEMTEILNEVLNEKINSGEIYYDCWEISFDDFFENKDNFLVDDFKVEYYFDDCVICPSYTGTFSVEIPLERVLPILKKYKLNPLIL, from the coding sequence ATGAAATACCATATTTTATCGCTTATAATTTTACTCCTTTTTTCTTGTAAAAAAGACAAAACGCAACCTAATGATGATAACAACATAAAGGTTACAACTAAAAAAAATAGCGAGCCGTTTGAAGAGACGATGCCTTTTGACACTGTCTATTCCAGCAATGACAACGAATTGAGAAAAACCAAATCTGTGGTGATAAAAAGGCAAAACCTAATAGATAAAAAAGACGATAAGGAGGAATTGCAAAATTTAATTATTCAAAAGACATTCAAAAAGGATGAAGATTTATATCTCATCGATTTCACATATCCCTATTTAAATGAAGAGTTTAAAGCTTCATATCGCAACTTTAATGAATATTTGGAGAAAACCTACATGAATATTGCAGGGGTCGAAGCCAGTATTCTTGAAGATAAAGAATTGATTTGTGATACGTTAAGAATCAATCGGTTTAAAGAAAAGCGCTTCGTAGATTATAAGGTGTATAACCTGAATAAAAGACTTATTAGTGTGCTTTTTTACAAGGAAAATTACTATTCCGGAACCTTGCACCCATCCTATAGTTTTGATTGTTTAAATTTTGACTTGAGACGATCGGTATTTATGAATTATGAAGATTTTTTTAATGTAGGTACTGAAGAGGAAATGACTGAAATTTTAAATGAGGTTCTTAATGAAAAAATTAACTCGGGCGAAATCTACTACGATTGCTGGGAAATTTCATTTGATGATTTTTTCGAAAATAAAGACAATTTTCTTGTGGATGATTTCAAAGTAGAGTACTATTTTGACGATTGTGTAATATGTCCTTCATATACAGGAACGTTTTCAGTAGAAATTCCCTTGGAAAGAGTACTACCTATTCTTAAAAAGTACAAACTTAATCCACTTATTTTATAA
- a CDS encoding universal stress protein codes for MRKIIIPTDFSESAMTAIRYAMELFKYEKSEMIIMNAFADDVYENTMEMDREFFEEYKQKTKEATERALQKIVAEMLAISFNPKHTYNYVASFGSLVDEVNDLVDKHNADVVVMGTKGKSNREQVTFGSQTLQVIKYVKCPVLAVPVGYKGYPLKNILFPTDYMLPVGRRELKLVSTLAARFVSRIQFLHISDVSNLSHRQMDNKIFLSKCFEDNQVSHKKSAGNDITQIINKTIKEASTDMLVMVNHRHSYLENIFYQSTIEKIGLEINIPFLVLQNLQRN; via the coding sequence ATGAGAAAGATAATAATTCCCACCGATTTTTCTGAATCAGCAATGACAGCCATTCGATATGCGATGGAACTTTTTAAATACGAAAAGAGTGAAATGATAATTATGAACGCATTTGCAGATGATGTATATGAAAATACAATGGAAATGGATCGCGAGTTTTTTGAAGAGTACAAGCAAAAAACCAAGGAAGCAACAGAACGTGCATTGCAAAAAATTGTTGCCGAAATGTTAGCCATCTCTTTTAATCCAAAACACACCTATAATTATGTAGCCTCCTTTGGAAGTTTAGTTGATGAGGTAAATGATTTGGTAGATAAGCATAATGCTGATGTGGTAGTGATGGGGACTAAGGGGAAAAGCAATAGAGAACAGGTAACGTTTGGGAGTCAGACACTTCAGGTAATCAAGTATGTAAAGTGTCCTGTACTGGCAGTCCCTGTAGGCTATAAAGGATATCCTCTAAAAAACATTTTGTTCCCTACAGATTATATGCTTCCTGTGGGTCGACGCGAATTAAAACTTGTAAGTACGTTAGCAGCTCGCTTCGTCTCGAGGATTCAATTTTTACATATTTCAGATGTAAGTAATCTCTCTCATAGACAGATGGACAACAAAATATTTCTGTCCAAGTGCTTTGAAGATAATCAAGTGTCGCACAAAAAATCGGCCGGAAATGATATTACCCAAATAATAAATAAAACCATAAAAGAAGCTTCAACAGATATGTTAGTGATGGTGAATCATCGCCATTCTTATCTTGAAAACATTTTTTATCAGTCTACCATTGAGAAGATCGGACTTGAAATAAACATTCCTTTTCTGGTGCTTCAAAATTTACAACGCAATTAA